A stretch of the Acidobacteriota bacterium genome encodes the following:
- the galE gene encoding UDP-glucose 4-epimerase GalE: protein MRILVTGGAGYIGSVVTEELVKDGHDVVVYDSLYKGHRQAVVEGATFVHADLAERQTLCETLRANDVEAVIHMAADSLVGESVQNPAKYFRNNVTVGLALLDAMVECCVKKIVFSSTAATYGEPQKQPIEETDPTAPTNPYGESKLAFEKALHWYEKAYGIRYASLRYFNAAGATEHCGEHHDPETHLIPIILQAAQGTRAQVEIYGDDYPTRDGTCVRDYIHVVDLARAHILALNILGEHSAIYNLGCGGDGYSVKEVIEVARRVTDKDFLVHVDHRRAGDPAVLIASPDKIKRELGWKPAFQDLRLIIESAWKWKQNHPAGYTD, encoded by the coding sequence ATGAGAATTCTGGTTACCGGAGGAGCAGGTTATATCGGCAGCGTCGTGACCGAAGAGTTGGTCAAAGACGGTCATGACGTGGTGGTTTACGACAGCCTTTACAAAGGTCATCGGCAAGCGGTTGTCGAAGGGGCAACGTTTGTGCATGCCGATTTGGCTGAGCGTCAAACGCTTTGCGAAACGCTGCGCGCCAATGATGTCGAAGCGGTGATTCATATGGCGGCGGATTCTCTGGTCGGCGAATCGGTACAAAATCCCGCAAAATATTTTCGTAACAATGTCACGGTTGGGCTTGCGCTGCTTGATGCGATGGTTGAGTGTTGCGTTAAAAAAATTGTCTTTTCTTCGACTGCCGCAACCTATGGCGAACCCCAAAAACAACCGATTGAAGAAACCGACCCGACTGCGCCGACCAACCCCTACGGCGAAAGCAAACTGGCATTTGAAAAAGCCCTGCACTGGTACGAAAAGGCTTATGGAATTCGCTATGCGTCCTTGCGATATTTCAATGCCGCAGGCGCTACCGAACATTGTGGTGAACATCACGACCCGGAAACCCATTTGATTCCGATCATCTTACAGGCGGCACAGGGCACACGCGCTCAAGTGGAAATTTACGGTGATGATTACCCGACGCGTGACGGCACCTGTGTGCGCGATTACATACATGTTGTTGACCTTGCCAGAGCGCATATTCTCGCTTTGAACATTCTCGGCGAACATAGCGCCATTTATAACCTCGGCTGCGGCGGTGATGGTTACAGCGTCAAAGAGGTGATTGAAGTTGCTCGGCGAGTTACCGATAAAGATTTTCTGGTTCACGTCGATCACCGGCGCGCCGGCGACCCGGCGGTATTGATTGCCAGTCCCGATAAAATCAAACGCGAACTGGGATGGAAACCAGCTTTTCAGGATTTACGATTGATCATCGAATCGGCTTGGAAATGGAAACAAAACCATCCGGCAGGCTACACAGACTGA
- a CDS encoding SDR family oxidoreductase, which translates to MEVESDVRFKDKVAIITGGSGGIGLATAKRFALEGARIVIADINQAHSEKAAKIIRDAGTTEILISLCNVANQNDVENTVRDTLNRFGQLDIIVNNAGLMVFKPIEELVLEDWLKVLNVDLLGAFFFIKQAFLTMKPGGAIVNVSSIHAVETDPLVAPYAAAKAALLSLTRSASLEGKPKGIRVTAVLPGAVDTPMLWNNPNVKSGEEQIISGDVGKPDDIAAVIAFLASADADFVQGAALRVDGGRLDRL; encoded by the coding sequence ATGGAGGTTGAAAGCGACGTGCGATTCAAGGATAAAGTTGCAATTATTACAGGCGGCAGCGGCGGCATTGGACTAGCGACTGCAAAACGTTTCGCCCTTGAAGGCGCGCGCATTGTGATTGCCGATATAAATCAAGCGCATTCAGAAAAGGCGGCAAAAATCATTCGCGATGCCGGGACGACGGAAATCCTGATCAGCTTGTGCAATGTGGCAAATCAAAACGATGTCGAAAATACCGTGCGCGACACCTTAAATCGTTTCGGGCAATTGGATATTATCGTCAACAACGCCGGGTTGATGGTCTTCAAACCGATTGAAGAACTGGTTCTCGAAGACTGGCTGAAAGTTTTAAATGTCGATTTACTCGGCGCGTTCTTTTTTATCAAACAGGCTTTTTTAACGATGAAACCCGGCGGCGCAATCGTTAATGTGTCGAGCATTCACGCGGTTGAAACCGACCCGCTGGTTGCGCCTTACGCGGCTGCCAAAGCGGCTTTGCTTTCGCTCACCCGTTCGGCGTCATTGGAAGGCAAACCCAAAGGCATACGGGTTACGGCGGTGCTGCCGGGCGCGGTTGATACGCCGATGTTATGGAATAATCCGAATGTGAAATCGGGCGAAGAACAAATTATCAGTGGTGATGTAGGCAAACCCGATGACATCGCTGCGGTGATTGCATTCCTGGCATCTGCGGATGCCGATTTCGTGCAAGGCGCTGCCCTGCGCGTGGATGGTGGACGCTTAGACCGTCTTTAA
- a CDS encoding family 1 glycosylhydrolase, whose protein sequence is MTPAFLFATGIENSTPTIHEGRVRMDEMEKCGHYQNWQRDFELVDEMGIHFLRYGPPLYRTFLGADRFDWSFADETFAALKRCDIVPIVDLCHFGVPDWIGNFQNPEFPELFASYCLAFARRFQWVQLYTPINEMFICATFSALYGWWNEQLTSDKAFVTALKHIVKANVLAMQEILKVRPDAIFIQSESSEYFHAENPAAIHFAELMNSRRFLSLDLNYGRRVDSEMYEYLMDHGMTREEYHFFLGRSLKQHCIMGNDYYVSNEHRVSSDGNTRTAGEVFGYDEITRQYYDRYRLPVMHTETNLNQGAAGDEAVNWLWKEWANVLRVRNNGVPVVGFTWYSLTDQVDWDSALRENQGQVNPLGLFDLDRNIRPVGKAYKQLIRDWREVLPTQSVCLRVPIVLPSEFKKRWAQKQKREARLHNISQSAEPRMSDYGG, encoded by the coding sequence ATGACACCAGCTTTTCTATTTGCCACAGGGATTGAAAACAGTACGCCTACGATTCACGAAGGTCGCGTGCGCATGGATGAAATGGAAAAATGCGGGCATTACCAAAACTGGCAAAGAGATTTTGAACTTGTAGATGAGATGGGCATACATTTTTTGCGATATGGTCCGCCACTTTATCGAACTTTTCTTGGAGCTGACCGGTTTGACTGGTCATTTGCCGATGAAACCTTTGCCGCTCTCAAACGATGTGACATTGTGCCGATTGTCGATCTCTGTCATTTCGGGGTGCCGGATTGGATTGGCAATTTTCAAAATCCCGAATTTCCCGAATTGTTTGCAAGCTATTGCCTGGCTTTTGCCCGTCGTTTTCAATGGGTACAACTTTACACACCCATCAATGAGATGTTTATCTGCGCGACCTTTTCTGCGCTTTATGGTTGGTGGAATGAACAACTGACATCCGACAAAGCTTTTGTTACCGCTTTGAAACACATCGTCAAAGCCAATGTTTTAGCGATGCAGGAAATCTTGAAAGTTCGCCCCGATGCCATTTTTATTCAAAGTGAATCGAGCGAATATTTTCATGCCGAAAACCCTGCCGCGATTCATTTCGCGGAACTGATGAATTCCCGAAGATTCCTGTCGCTTGATTTAAATTACGGACGACGGGTTGATTCAGAGATGTATGAATACCTGATGGATCATGGCATGACGCGCGAAGAATATCATTTCTTTCTCGGAAGAAGTCTCAAACAACATTGCATTATGGGAAACGATTATTATGTATCCAATGAACATAGAGTGTCCTCGGATGGCAACACCCGAACCGCCGGTGAAGTGTTCGGCTATGATGAAATCACCAGGCAATATTATGACCGTTATCGTTTGCCGGTCATGCATACGGAGACCAATCTCAATCAGGGGGCGGCAGGCGACGAAGCCGTAAACTGGTTATGGAAGGAATGGGCAAATGTTTTGCGGGTTCGCAATAATGGCGTTCCGGTTGTCGGTTTCACCTGGTACTCATTGACCGACCAGGTCGATTGGGATTCGGCTTTGCGTGAAAATCAGGGGCAGGTCAATCCGCTTGGTCTCTTTGATCTCGACCGCAACATTCGTCCGGTAGGCAAAGCCTATAAACAATTGATTAGAGACTGGCGGGAAGTTTTGCCGACGCAAAGTGTTTGCCTGCGGGTTCCCATCGTTTTGCCGAGCGAATTTAAAAAGAGGTGGGCGCAAAAACAGAAAAGGGAAGCTCGTTTGCATAATATTTCGCAATCTGCGGAGCCAAGGATGAGTGACTATGGAGGTTGA